CAGGACCTCGGTCAAATCCAGTGAGCTGGCGAGTGCCCGGGTCAGCTCGAGCACGAGCCCCTGTTCGTGCGCGGTAAGGTTCATCCGACGGGCCTCCTTCCAACCGGTCCATGCAAGGACTTACAGGTTGGAAGGCCCGGAGGTCTGTCCCCCACAATGGGTATGGACGGGTTTCGCTCACACGAAGCCCGTCCACGTCTGTCATTGCGATGTCTATCGAAGCGGGACGGACGCTAGTTGCCCGCGCTGCCTTCCACCGGCGGGGTGCCCGTGGTGGGGCTGGCGGAGCTGCCCATCTTCTTGTTCTGGTCCCAGGCCGGCGGCGTCACTTCCATCTTCGCCCCCTTGTTGCCCGGAGTACCCGAGTTCAGGTCCCCCGGCTCCGCGGAGGACGAGTGGTCGCTGGTGCTGTTGCTCCCCTGCTCGGTGGAGCCGGAGCCGCCCACGCCTTCATCAACGCGGTCCGCGTCGACGGCGTTGTCATCCACTTCGTCCGCCGACTGGAGGTCCTCCGAGGCGGTGCCCGAGCCGCCCGTGGCCTTGTCCCAGCGCTCCGCGCTGTCCTGGGGCGCGTCCGTGGACGGGTCCTGCATGGGCGGCGTCTCATGGTCGGTGTGGCTCTGCGCGAACGCCTGACCGGAGAACGCGAGGGCTGCAAGTGCTGCCATCAGGGGGAGCTTCATGGGTGGCTCTCCTTCGAAGAACGTGTGTGCTTCGAAGGTGGCGACCGTTGGGTGGGAAACAAGCGCTTGACGCACACCCGGCCCCCAGCCGCGTCCCCGCCTGCTGAGCGGGCAGGCGGCCGTCAGCCCGCCAGCGCGCGCGGAGGCACCGTACCCACGGCCCAGGCGGTGAGCTTGCGCAGGAGCTCCGCGCGGTCCTCCGGCACGGAGAAGAGGTGATCCGCGCGCGGATAGAAGGCGTAGGTGACGCGGCCCTCCAGCTTCAGCGGCGAGAGCATCTCGTAGAACTGGCCCTCGTGGTTGAAGGACAGCCCCATGCCTCCGGAGAACACGAAGCACAGGCTGACGCCGCGCTCCAGGAGGTGCTTGTAGTCCTGCACCAGCTGCGACCGCTCCGGGTACTCGCGCGTGTAGACCTCGTCGGCCTCGCCGGCCTCGCGCAGCTGGGCGGGCAGCTTGCGCTTGCGCAGGAAGCGGGTCCACCGGCGGGGGCTCAGGTAGCGCAGCTGGAAGCGCAGGTGGTAGCCCAGCGTGCGGTACGTGTAACCGTCGATGAAGGCCGCGCCCACCACGCGCGGATCCGCCACCGTCACCGCGTGCGCGCTGTCCACGCCGGAGCACAGCCCCATCAGCACGAAGCGCCTCTGGCCCTTCTTCTGCTCCAGGTAGTCGAGCGCCGCGCGCGTCTCCTCGCGAGCGCGCTGGAACTCGTCGGCGCCGCCCTCGCGGCGGGGGCGGCTGTCCCCCAGGCCGGACAAGTCAAAGCGCAGCGTGGTGAAGCCGCGCCCCGCCAGCTGGCGCGCAAGCTCCACCCACAGCCGGTACGGGCCCACGTGGTGGTTGAGGCCCACGTTGGAGAGCACCACCGTGGGCGCCTCCGGCAGGACCTTCGCCGGGTCGGGTTCCGTGAGGATGCCCACGAGGCTCTGCTCGGGGCCGAAGGTACAGATGCGCTCGCGCATCACGCGGCCTCCTTCAAGAGCGTGGTGATGGTCTGCAGGATGC
This DNA window, taken from Corallococcus coralloides DSM 2259, encodes the following:
- a CDS encoding alpha/beta fold hydrolase encodes the protein MRERICTFGPEQSLVGILTEPDPAKVLPEAPTVVLSNVGLNHHVGPYRLWVELARQLAGRGFTTLRFDLSGLGDSRPRREGGADEFQRAREETRAALDYLEQKKGQRRFVLMGLCSGVDSAHAVTVADPRVVGAAFIDGYTYRTLGYHLRFQLRYLSPRRWTRFLRKRKLPAQLREAGEADEVYTREYPERSQLVQDYKHLLERGVSLCFVFSGGMGLSFNHEGQFYEMLSPLKLEGRVTYAFYPRADHLFSVPEDRAELLRKLTAWAVGTVPPRALAG